In Thalassospira sp. TSL5-1, one DNA window encodes the following:
- a CDS encoding TrkH family potassium uptake protein, with amino-acid sequence MIDFRPILFIIGILLATLAIGMVVPALVDLYYGHPDWLVFSAASAVSLFIGGALVMMNRTDTLRMTSRQAFILTTASWLVLTAVSALPFAFSNLNMSYTDAFFEAMSGISTTGSTVMVGLDSAPPGILLWRALLQWLGGIGIIVMAIAVMPMLRVGGMQLFRMENSDKSDKAFPRATQIAMGIFTLYVVFTIIWSFLLWWAGMSGFDAIAHAMTTIATGGFSTRDASIGYYDNALIDVIITLGMTTGALPFLLYLQSLRGQPFVLFRDSQVRWFVTIALTIILSVALWHSEVNDVSFLTALRYASFNIISVMTGTGYATTDYGLWGAFAVSVFFFVMFIGGCAGSTTCGVKIFRLQVLYEIAKIQLNHMLRPHGVFIAYYNRKPLTEDVTESVLSFFFLFVFCFVVLAAGLGAMGLDFITAISSAGTAIANVGPGLGPIVGPSGNFATLPDGAKWMMAIGMLIGRLEVFTVLILLSPQFWRD; translated from the coding sequence TTGATCGATTTTCGACCAATCCTTTTCATCATTGGCATTTTGCTTGCGACCCTTGCCATTGGCATGGTCGTGCCGGCACTGGTGGACCTTTATTACGGGCATCCCGACTGGCTGGTATTTTCGGCGGCCTCGGCGGTTTCGCTGTTTATCGGCGGTGCGCTGGTGATGATGAACCGGACCGATACCCTGCGTATGACCTCGCGTCAGGCCTTTATCCTGACCACGGCAAGCTGGCTGGTGCTCACGGCAGTTTCCGCCCTGCCTTTTGCCTTTTCCAACCTGAATATGAGCTATACCGACGCCTTTTTCGAGGCCATGTCGGGCATATCGACCACTGGTTCGACAGTGATGGTCGGGCTGGATTCGGCCCCGCCGGGCATTTTGCTGTGGCGGGCGCTGTTGCAATGGCTGGGCGGGATCGGGATTATCGTGATGGCGATTGCCGTGATGCCGATGCTGCGCGTGGGCGGGATGCAGCTTTTTCGTATGGAAAATTCCGATAAATCCGACAAGGCCTTTCCCCGTGCGACGCAAATCGCGATGGGCATTTTCACCCTGTATGTCGTCTTTACCATCATTTGGTCGTTTTTGCTGTGGTGGGCAGGTATGTCGGGCTTTGATGCGATTGCCCATGCCATGACAACCATCGCCACTGGCGGGTTTTCAACCCGTGATGCTTCGATCGGGTATTACGACAATGCCCTGATTGACGTGATCATCACCCTGGGTATGACCACCGGGGCCTTGCCGTTTTTGCTTTATTTGCAAAGCCTGCGGGGGCAGCCCTTTGTCCTGTTTCGTGATTCCCAGGTGCGCTGGTTTGTCACCATCGCGCTTACCATTATTCTCAGTGTTGCCCTGTGGCATAGCGAGGTCAATGATGTTAGCTTCCTGACCGCTTTGCGCTATGCCTCTTTTAACATCATTTCTGTTATGACCGGGACCGGCTATGCCACCACTGACTATGGTTTGTGGGGAGCATTTGCGGTGTCGGTGTTCTTTTTTGTCATGTTTATTGGTGGCTGCGCGGGCTCCACGACCTGCGGGGTAAAAATTTTCCGCCTGCAGGTGCTTTATGAAATCGCCAAAATCCAGCTGAACCATATGCTGCGGCCGCATGGCGTTTTCATTGCCTATTATAACCGCAAGCCCCTGACCGAAGATGTGACGGAATCGGTTCTCAGCTTTTTCTTTTTGTTTGTGTTCTGCTTTGTTGTGCTGGCGGCAGGCCTGGGCGCGATGGGGCTGGATTTCATTACCGCTATTTCCAGTGCGGGAACAGCTATTGCCAATGTCGGGCCGGGGCTTGGCCCCATTGTCGGGCCGTCAGGCAACTTTGCCACCTTACCCGATGGCGCAAAATGGATGATGGCGATTGGCATGCTGATCGGTCGGCTCGAGGTCTTTACCGTGCTGATCCTGCTCTCCCCGCAATTCTGGCGCGACTGA